The genomic window CGGTCGGCATCCTGAAGGATTTTCGCCTCCAGTGTCTGCGGCTCGATATTGGCGGAAAAGCTGTGGGTGGTGATGGCATGCGCGGCGGCGTCGATATCCTGCCGCTGCCAGCCGAGCCTCTCAAGAATGCCCGCCGCCTTTTCCGCTGCCAGCCGCGAGGCCTGCGCCCGCAAGGGCGAATTCTTCTCCACCGCCACGCAATCATGCAGCAGCACGCTTGCCGCGAGCACATTGCCATCCCCGCCTTCGCCCGCATGGATGCGCATGGCGTTGCGGAAGACGCGGTGAATATGGGCAAGATCGTGCGAGCCGTCGCCCGCATCGGCGGCGTGTGGTATCAGGTCCTGCGCAAGCGCCGCATAGGGCGCGAAAGCTTCGGCCGCGATCATGCCTGCGGCTTCCGGGTCAGGATTTTCTGGTAGAACAGGCCAATGCCGATCAGCACCGCGCCGAGCCCGATGAAGGACAGGGCTCTCAGCACACCTTCGAGATTGCTCATGTCGATCAGGAAGGCCTTTGCGACCGAGAGCAGCACGAAGGCGGCCGATGCCAGACGCAGGCTACGGGCATTAAAGCGCGAGCCGAGCACGAGCAGCAGCACGCCGATCAGCAACCAGACCACCGAATAGCTATAGGTCTCGCCCTGCAGAAAACCCTTCCAGTCGGCAATGTTTTCGCCCTGCCAGAAACGGCGCACCGAAAGCGTGGCCCAGGCGAAGCCGAGCGCTGCGCCGGCCACCGCCAGCATGCTGACATAGGGCGGGGGACGTTTTCCCCGCGCATAATAGGCAAGGCCGCCATAGGCGAGCGCCGGCAGGAGATAGCCGATCAGCAGCAGGTTGAGGACCGGGATGCGTCCGGTGTTTTCGCCGGTGAAATAGGGGTTGAGCGTGAAGAAATGCATCGTCAGCACGTTAATGACGGCAATCACGCCGGCAATCATCGAGCCGTAACGGAAGACGGGGCTGGGGCTCTTGAGATCGAGCGTCATCAGCACGCCCGAAAAACCGATGGTCAGCAGCGTGTAGATCGACTGTTCGCCGAGCGTCGGTACGCTGTTGTCAAGCGTGCCGCCATTCATCGCGTGACGGATGAGGATGGCGACGGCGAGAAGCCCCATGACGCTGGCAATCGCCTGCAGGAAGTTCTTCGCCCTGACGCCCGGCCAGTCACGCAGCAGCCATGCCGAGGCGACGGCCAGCAGGGCGGGAATGCCATAACCCGGCAGAAGCGCGTTGAAGACCGGCGTAGTGCCGAGGTTCTGTGGCCCGACGAGGGTGGGTTCCCATGCGATGCGGCCAAGAACGGCAACGCTTGCCACCGCCATCACCCACGGCAACACCTCCCAGTTGCGCTTGCGGCTCGCCAGCACATAGAGGAAGCCGATGACCGAAAGCAGCACGGTTGTCACGAGCCCTTCCGTCAGCGTGTGCAGGCTGAGCGCAAAGGCGGCGAAGGAACCGAGCACGAGAATGTTGAGCGGTTTGCGATTGGCCTCATCTTTCTGCCGGTGCAGCCATTCGGCACCTGCAAGCAACACGAAGCCGAGGCCGAGACCGTAGGCCGCGTGCAGCCAGTCGCGGCCGAGATTGCCATATTCGACGAAGCTTGCCGTGGCGAGCCAGACCGGGAAAAGTGCTGCGATACCGGCCCAGAGCTGGGCGAAATCCGCATCTTCGGTGCCCTTGCGTTTGAGGAAGGAGAAGGCACACAGCACCAGGATCGCGCCGAGGCCGAGCGCCATGGCTATTTCCGCGGTGTAGCCTGTTCCGACGGGCGGAAGCGTGACGCCGGTATCATTGATGAGACCAATGAAGTCGATGCCCTGCCGCGACATCAGCGATACCGCAGCCTGCGCGCCGAGCGCGGCGATAATCGCGGGCCAGACCGCATAGTGGCGGGCAGCGCCAAGCGCGGCAAGTGCAGCAATGAGCGCCGAAACGATCAGGGCCGGATGGGTGTCGACGCTGCCCTCGGCAAAGAGGAAACCGATGGCTGGCAGGATCACGGCCATGGACACCGTGAGACTGATGGCGAGCGACGGGCGCAGCAGAAGCCGCATGATGCGAACCGCGCGCCGCTCGGGAGCTGCGGTTTCGGCCGCTTTTGCGGGCGGGGTGTCGAGCTGCTTTCCGGGCCACAGGAAGATCGTACCGGCCAGCATGACGAGCAGGGCAAGCGTCGGCGGTTCGGCACTGATCGTATCGGAAAAGCCGATATAACCGAGCGCCCAGAGACCGATGCCGGCATTGGCAAGCGATGGAACGACGGTCCAGCCCTGCCGGCGCGCTGCCGCTGCGGTCGCCAGCCACGAGATCGTCAGGAACACGAAAAGCGCCCAGATATTTGGCGTTTCGCTGGAAATCAGCGCCGGAGTCAGCATCGAACCGAGAAGGCCAAGACCGGCCAGCGCCTGTCCGTGCAGAAGCGACAGTCCGATGGTGGCAAAGGCGACAAGCCCAAGCAGGATGAAAGCCGTTCCAGACCCGATATAGTCGTAAATGCCATAGGCCGCGTAGACCACGCCGAACAACGTCAACGCGCCCGCCGCCGTCAGCACACCCGGTATCATGGCATTGGAATAGGCAGCGGCAATGCCCGGCACCGCCTTGCGGCGGATAGCCTCGCCGGCAAGCCCGAGGAAAAGGCCGAAAATGGCGGCGAGCGACAGCCGCACCGCCGGGCTCAGGAGACCCGATTCGATCGAATATTTGACGAGGAAAATGCCGCCAAGCGCCAGCGCCAGCCCGCCGGCCCAGACCGCCCAACGTGCGCCGAGCAGGCTCTCGAAGCTTTCTTTCGCTGCCGGGTCAGACAAGGTATCAGTGACCGGTACAGATACGTTACTGGCGACCGGTGCAGTCGGGGCTTCCTCAAGCGCCAATTCTTCCGATGTTCCTTTGACAGGAGCTTCTTCAGGCTCGAATGCATGATCACTCTGGAAAGCTGCTGCGCTCGGCGAACCCACACTTTCATCTTTCGCCGATGAAACGGCAACATCGCCGGTTGCTGCTGCTACTGCCTGCGCAACCGCCGGCGTATCCAGGATAACAGCCATCAGACGCTTGAGGCCGTGGACCTCACGCTCCAGAGACTTAATTTTGCGGGAGTTGCGGATGCTCGCGACCAGCGTGTAGATGAAGGCCGCGACGAGGGCGAGGATAAACAGCGGGATGTCCAAACGGGCTCTCCAATTACGAAGCTGTTTTTAAAGCCCTTTTGGTGAATTTATGCAAGGCCCGGTTGATGGAGCTGTGGGTAACGGGGAGAGCGGGCGAGTGACACCCGTGGGTGACACTCGAGCCGCCTCGTATCAGGAAGCATCCGCCAGCCAGCGCCGCGCCGCTTCGATATCGGCAAGCCCGAGTTCGTGCCCATCCGCGAGCGTTTCCACCTCGGCCGTTGCGCCGCTCGCCACTAGCCTGCCTTGCAGCACGCTCGCGCCATCGCGGTATTTGTCGCGTTCTCCGGCAACAAGCAGGAAATTGCGGCCGGAAAGATCGGTCTGCGGCCATGTTTCAAGAACCGGCATCGGGCGATAGAGCAGGGCATCGCCGGCAAGCTCCGGATAAAGCGCCGCAAA from Agrobacterium tumefaciens includes these protein-coding regions:
- a CDS encoding HD domain-containing protein, encoding MIAAEAFAPYAALAQDLIPHAADAGDGSHDLAHIHRVFRNAMRIHAGEGGDGNVLAASVLLHDCVAVEKNSPLRAQASRLAAEKAAGILERLGWQRQDIDAAAHAITTHSFSANIEPQTLEAKILQDADRLDAIGMVGAARCFYIAGRMGSALYDPADPLAKERPLDDRAFAIDHFETKLFKLADGFRTETGRQMAKARHERLKQVLDLFLDEI
- a CDS encoding DUF2339 domain-containing protein gives rise to the protein MDIPLFILALVAAFIYTLVASIRNSRKIKSLEREVHGLKRLMAVILDTPAVAQAVAAATGDVAVSSAKDESVGSPSAAAFQSDHAFEPEEAPVKGTSEELALEEAPTAPVASNVSVPVTDTLSDPAAKESFESLLGARWAVWAGGLALALGGIFLVKYSIESGLLSPAVRLSLAAIFGLFLGLAGEAIRRKAVPGIAAAYSNAMIPGVLTAAGALTLFGVVYAAYGIYDYIGSGTAFILLGLVAFATIGLSLLHGQALAGLGLLGSMLTPALISSETPNIWALFVFLTISWLATAAAARRQGWTVVPSLANAGIGLWALGYIGFSDTISAEPPTLALLVMLAGTIFLWPGKQLDTPPAKAAETAAPERRAVRIMRLLLRPSLAISLTVSMAVILPAIGFLFAEGSVDTHPALIVSALIAALAALGAARHYAVWPAIIAALGAQAAVSLMSRQGIDFIGLINDTGVTLPPVGTGYTAEIAMALGLGAILVLCAFSFLKRKGTEDADFAQLWAGIAALFPVWLATASFVEYGNLGRDWLHAAYGLGLGFVLLAGAEWLHRQKDEANRKPLNILVLGSFAAFALSLHTLTEGLVTTVLLSVIGFLYVLASRKRNWEVLPWVMAVASVAVLGRIAWEPTLVGPQNLGTTPVFNALLPGYGIPALLAVASAWLLRDWPGVRAKNFLQAIASVMGLLAVAILIRHAMNGGTLDNSVPTLGEQSIYTLLTIGFSGVLMTLDLKSPSPVFRYGSMIAGVIAVINVLTMHFFTLNPYFTGENTGRIPVLNLLLIGYLLPALAYGGLAYYARGKRPPPYVSMLAVAGAALGFAWATLSVRRFWQGENIADWKGFLQGETYSYSVVWLLIGVLLLVLGSRFNARSLRLASAAFVLLSVAKAFLIDMSNLEGVLRALSFIGLGAVLIGIGLFYQKILTRKPQA